The Globicephala melas chromosome 13, mGloMel1.2, whole genome shotgun sequence genome includes a region encoding these proteins:
- the LOC115859249 gene encoding methyl-CpG-binding domain protein 1 isoform X9, with protein sequence MAEDWLDCPALGPGWKRREVFRKSGATCGRSDTYYQSPTGDRIRSKVELTRYLGPACDLTLFDFKQGILCYPAPKAHSLAIPSRKRKKPSKPAKAQKRQVGPSKSEVRKEAPRDETKADAGTVPASLPAPGCCENCGISFSGDGTRRQRLKTLCKDCRAQRIAFNREQRMFKRVGCGECAACQVTEDCGACSTCLLQLPHDVASGLFCKCERRRCLRIVERSRGCGVCRGCQTREDCGRCRVCLRPPRPGLRRQWRCVQRRCLRHLAHRLRRHHQRCQRRPPLAVAPPAGKHGRRRGGCDSKVAPRRRPPRTQPLPALPPSQPPESPELHPRALAPSPPAEFIYYCVDEDELQPYTNRRQNRKCGACAACLRRMDCGHCDFCCDKPKFGGSNQKRQKCRWRQCLQFAMKRLLPSVWAGSEDGAGPPAPYPRRKRPGSARRPRLGQTPKPPLATPMAQPDRAQTPVKQEAGSGFVLPPPGTDLVFLREGASSPVQVPGPAPASTAALLQEAQCPGLSWVVALPQVKQEKADAQEDWTPGTAILTSPVLLPGCPSKAVDPGLPPVKQEPPDPEEDKAEENKDDPTADLAPEEEAGGAGTPVITEIFSLGGTRLRDTAVWLPRLRKLLAVNENEYFSELQLKEEAL encoded by the exons ATGGCTGAGGACTGGCTGGACTGCCcggccctgggccctggctggAAGCGCCGTGAGGTCTTTCGCAAGTCAGGTGCCACCTGTGGACGCTCAGACACCTATTACCAGAG ccccacaggaGACAGGATCCGAAGCAAAGTTGAGCTGACCCGATACCTGGGCCCTGCGTGCGATCTCACCCTCTTTGACTTCAAACAAGGCATCCTGTGCTATCCAGCCCCCAAG GCCCATTCCTTGGCCATCCCCAGCAGGAAGCGGAAGAAGCCTTCGAAGCCAGCCAAGGCTCAGAAACGTCAGGTTGGACCTTCGAAGAGCGAAGTCAGGAAGGAGGCCCCAAGGGATGAGACCAAGGCTGATGCTGGCACAGTCCCAGCCTCACTTCCTGCGCCTGG GTGCTGTGAGAACTGTGGAATCAGCTTTTCAGGGGATGGAACCCGACGGCAGCGGCTCAAGACTCTGTGCAAGGACTGCCGAG CACAGAGAATTGCTTTCAACCGGGAGCAGAGGATGTTTAAG CGTGTGGGCTGCGGGGAGTGTGCGGCCTGCCAGGTAACAGAAGACTGTGGGGCCTGCTCCACCTGCCTTCTGCAGTTGCCCCATGATGTGGCCTCGGGGCTGTTCTGCAAGTGTGAGCGAAGACGGTGCCTCCGGATTGTGGAAAGG AGCCGAGGGTGTGGAGTGTGCCGGGGCTGTCAGACCCGAGAGGACTGTGGCCGTTGTCGAGTCTGCCTTCGCCCTCCCCGCCCTGGTCTCAGGCGCCAGTGGAGGTGCGTCCAGCGGCGTTGCCTGCGG CACCTTGCACACCGCCTCCGCCGCCACCATCAGCGATGTCAACGACGCCCTCCCCTAGCTGTGGCTCCCCCTGCT GGTAAACACGGCCGCCGCAGGGGAGGCTGCGACTCCAAGGTGGCTCCCCGGCGGCGCCCCCCCCGAACCCAGCCACTGCCTGCACTTCCGCCCTCGCAGCCTCCAGAGTCTCCAGAGCTG CACCCCAGAGCCCTGGCCCCCTCGCCACCTGCTGAATTCATCTATTACTGTGTAGACGAGGACGAGCTA CAGCCTTACACGAACCGTCGGCAGAACCGCAAGTGTGGGGCCTGTGCGGCCTGCCTGCGGCGGATGGACTGTGGCCACTGCGACTTCTGCTGTGATAAGCCCAAATTCGGGGGCAGCAACCAGAAGCGCCAGAAGTGTCGTTGGCGCCAGTGCCTGCAGTTTGCTATG AAGCGGCTGCTGCCAAGTGTCTGGGCAGGTTCCGAGGATGGCGCCGGGCCACCCGCACCTTACCCGCGTCGAAAGAGGCCTGGCTCTGCTCGAAGGCCCCGTCTGGGTCAGACCCCGAAGCCTCCCTTGGCCACGCCCATGGCCCAGCCAGACCGTGCCCAGACTCCAGTGAAGCAGGAAGCAGGCAGTGGCTTTGTGCTGCCCCCGCCTGGCACCGACCTCGTGTTCTTACGGGAGGGTGCAAGCAGTCCCGTGCAGGTGCCTGGCCCAGCTCCAGCCTCCACAGCGGCTCTGTTACAG GAGGCCCAGTGCCCTGGCCTGAGTTGGGTCGTGGCCTTACCCCAGGTGAAGCAAGAGAAGGCGGATGCCCAGGAAGACTGGACACCGGGCACAGCCATCCTGACTTCTCCTGTATTGCTGCCTGGCTGCCCCAGCAAG GCAGTAGACCCAGGCCTGCCACCTGTGAAGCAAGAGCCACCTGACCCTGAGGAGGACAAGGCGGAGGAGAACAAGGATGACCCCACCGCTGACTTGGCCCcagaggaggaggcaggaggggctggCACGCCCGTG ATCACGGAGATTTTCAGCCTGGGTGGAACCCGCCTCCGGGACACAGCAGTCTGGTTGCCAAG gctACGTAAACTCTTAGCAGTAAATGAAAATGAGTATTTTTCCGAACTGCAGTTGAAGGAAGAAGCTTTATAG
- the LOC115859249 gene encoding methyl-CpG-binding domain protein 1 isoform X3 yields the protein MAEDWLDCPALGPGWKRREVFRKSGATCGRSDTYYQSPTGDRIRSKVELTRYLGPACDLTLFDFKQGILCYPAPKAHSLAIPSRKRKKPSKPAKAQKRQVGPSKSEVRKEAPRDETKADAGTVPASLPAPGCCENCGISFSGDGTRRQRLKTLCKDCRAQRIAFNREQRMFKRVGCGECAACQVTEDCGACSTCLLQLPHDVASGLFCKCERRRCLRIVERSRGCGVCRGCQTREDCGRCRVCLRPPRPGLRRQWRCVQRRCLRHLAHRLRRHHQRCQRRPPLAVAPPAGKHGRRRGGCDSKVAPRRRPPRTQPLPALPPSQPPESPELHPRALAPSPPAEFIYYCVDEDELPYTNRRQNRKCGACAACLRRMDCGHCDFCCDKPKFGGSNQKRQKCRWRQCLQFAMKRLLPSVWAGSEDGAGPPAPYPRRKRPGSARRPRLGQTPKPPLATPMAQPDRAQTPVKQEAGSGFVLPPPGTDLVFLREGASSPVQVPGPAPASTAALLQEAQCPGLSWVVALPQVKQEKADAQEDWTPGTAILTSPVLLPGCPSKAVDPGLPPVKQEPPDPEEDKAEENKDDPTADLAPEEEAGGAGTPVITEIFSLGGTRLRDTAVWLPSLQGRQSGREDGCKEWETEETLAPTSTSCKPRGWPGTHVSLSPPPTSMMWVSCRRSWCPSSQS from the exons ATGGCTGAGGACTGGCTGGACTGCCcggccctgggccctggctggAAGCGCCGTGAGGTCTTTCGCAAGTCAGGTGCCACCTGTGGACGCTCAGACACCTATTACCAGAG ccccacaggaGACAGGATCCGAAGCAAAGTTGAGCTGACCCGATACCTGGGCCCTGCGTGCGATCTCACCCTCTTTGACTTCAAACAAGGCATCCTGTGCTATCCAGCCCCCAAG GCCCATTCCTTGGCCATCCCCAGCAGGAAGCGGAAGAAGCCTTCGAAGCCAGCCAAGGCTCAGAAACGTCAGGTTGGACCTTCGAAGAGCGAAGTCAGGAAGGAGGCCCCAAGGGATGAGACCAAGGCTGATGCTGGCACAGTCCCAGCCTCACTTCCTGCGCCTGG GTGCTGTGAGAACTGTGGAATCAGCTTTTCAGGGGATGGAACCCGACGGCAGCGGCTCAAGACTCTGTGCAAGGACTGCCGAG CACAGAGAATTGCTTTCAACCGGGAGCAGAGGATGTTTAAG CGTGTGGGCTGCGGGGAGTGTGCGGCCTGCCAGGTAACAGAAGACTGTGGGGCCTGCTCCACCTGCCTTCTGCAGTTGCCCCATGATGTGGCCTCGGGGCTGTTCTGCAAGTGTGAGCGAAGACGGTGCCTCCGGATTGTGGAAAGG AGCCGAGGGTGTGGAGTGTGCCGGGGCTGTCAGACCCGAGAGGACTGTGGCCGTTGTCGAGTCTGCCTTCGCCCTCCCCGCCCTGGTCTCAGGCGCCAGTGGAGGTGCGTCCAGCGGCGTTGCCTGCGG CACCTTGCACACCGCCTCCGCCGCCACCATCAGCGATGTCAACGACGCCCTCCCCTAGCTGTGGCTCCCCCTGCT GGTAAACACGGCCGCCGCAGGGGAGGCTGCGACTCCAAGGTGGCTCCCCGGCGGCGCCCCCCCCGAACCCAGCCACTGCCTGCACTTCCGCCCTCGCAGCCTCCAGAGTCTCCAGAGCTG CACCCCAGAGCCCTGGCCCCCTCGCCACCTGCTGAATTCATCTATTACTGTGTAGACGAGGACGAGCTA CCTTACACGAACCGTCGGCAGAACCGCAAGTGTGGGGCCTGTGCGGCCTGCCTGCGGCGGATGGACTGTGGCCACTGCGACTTCTGCTGTGATAAGCCCAAATTCGGGGGCAGCAACCAGAAGCGCCAGAAGTGTCGTTGGCGCCAGTGCCTGCAGTTTGCTATG AAGCGGCTGCTGCCAAGTGTCTGGGCAGGTTCCGAGGATGGCGCCGGGCCACCCGCACCTTACCCGCGTCGAAAGAGGCCTGGCTCTGCTCGAAGGCCCCGTCTGGGTCAGACCCCGAAGCCTCCCTTGGCCACGCCCATGGCCCAGCCAGACCGTGCCCAGACTCCAGTGAAGCAGGAAGCAGGCAGTGGCTTTGTGCTGCCCCCGCCTGGCACCGACCTCGTGTTCTTACGGGAGGGTGCAAGCAGTCCCGTGCAGGTGCCTGGCCCAGCTCCAGCCTCCACAGCGGCTCTGTTACAG GAGGCCCAGTGCCCTGGCCTGAGTTGGGTCGTGGCCTTACCCCAGGTGAAGCAAGAGAAGGCGGATGCCCAGGAAGACTGGACACCGGGCACAGCCATCCTGACTTCTCCTGTATTGCTGCCTGGCTGCCCCAGCAAG GCAGTAGACCCAGGCCTGCCACCTGTGAAGCAAGAGCCACCTGACCCTGAGGAGGACAAGGCGGAGGAGAACAAGGATGACCCCACCGCTGACTTGGCCCcagaggaggaggcaggaggggctggCACGCCCGTG ATCACGGAGATTTTCAGCCTGGGTGGAACCCGCCTCCGGGACACAGCAGTCTGGTTGCCAAG TCTGCAGGGCAGGCAATCGGGAAGGGAAGATGGATGTAAAGAGTGGGAGACCGAGGAGACACTGGCGCCCACGAGCACGAGCTGCAAACCACGCGGATGGCCCGGAACCCATGTCAGCCTCTCACCACCTCCAACTTCGATGATGTGGGTTTCCTGCAGAAGAAGCTGGTGCCCTTCATCACAGAGTTAA
- the LOC115859249 gene encoding methyl-CpG-binding domain protein 1 isoform X6, whose product MAEDWLDCPALGPGWKRREVFRKSGATCGRSDTYYQSPTGDRIRSKVELTRYLGPACDLTLFDFKQGILCYPAPKAHSLAIPSRKRKKPSKPAKAQKRQVGPSKSEVRKEAPRDETKADAGTVPASLPAPGCCENCGISFSGDGTRRQRLKTLCKDCRAQRIAFNREQRMFKRVGCGECAACQVTEDCGACSTCLLQLPHDVASGLFCKCERRRCLRIVERSRGCGVCRGCQTREDCGRCRVCLRPPRPGLRRQWRCVQRRCLRHLAHRLRRHHQRCQRRPPLAVAPPAGKHGRRRGGCDSKVAPRRRPPRTQPLPALPPSQPPESPELPYTNRRQNRKCGACAACLRRMDCGHCDFCCDKPKFGGSNQKRQKCRWRQCLQFAMKRLLPSVWAGSEDGAGPPAPYPRRKRPGSARRPRLGQTPKPPLATPMAQPDRAQTPVKQEAGSGFVLPPPGTDLVFLREGASSPVQVPGPAPASTAALLQEAQCPGLSWVVALPQVKQEKADAQEDWTPGTAILTSPVLLPGCPSKAVDPGLPPVKQEPPDPEEDKAEENKDDPTADLAPEEEAGGAGTPVITEIFSLGGTRLRDTAVWLPSLQGRQSGREDGCKEWETEETLAPTSTSCKPRGWPGTHVSLSPPPTSMMWVSCRRSWCPSSQS is encoded by the exons ATGGCTGAGGACTGGCTGGACTGCCcggccctgggccctggctggAAGCGCCGTGAGGTCTTTCGCAAGTCAGGTGCCACCTGTGGACGCTCAGACACCTATTACCAGAG ccccacaggaGACAGGATCCGAAGCAAAGTTGAGCTGACCCGATACCTGGGCCCTGCGTGCGATCTCACCCTCTTTGACTTCAAACAAGGCATCCTGTGCTATCCAGCCCCCAAG GCCCATTCCTTGGCCATCCCCAGCAGGAAGCGGAAGAAGCCTTCGAAGCCAGCCAAGGCTCAGAAACGTCAGGTTGGACCTTCGAAGAGCGAAGTCAGGAAGGAGGCCCCAAGGGATGAGACCAAGGCTGATGCTGGCACAGTCCCAGCCTCACTTCCTGCGCCTGG GTGCTGTGAGAACTGTGGAATCAGCTTTTCAGGGGATGGAACCCGACGGCAGCGGCTCAAGACTCTGTGCAAGGACTGCCGAG CACAGAGAATTGCTTTCAACCGGGAGCAGAGGATGTTTAAG CGTGTGGGCTGCGGGGAGTGTGCGGCCTGCCAGGTAACAGAAGACTGTGGGGCCTGCTCCACCTGCCTTCTGCAGTTGCCCCATGATGTGGCCTCGGGGCTGTTCTGCAAGTGTGAGCGAAGACGGTGCCTCCGGATTGTGGAAAGG AGCCGAGGGTGTGGAGTGTGCCGGGGCTGTCAGACCCGAGAGGACTGTGGCCGTTGTCGAGTCTGCCTTCGCCCTCCCCGCCCTGGTCTCAGGCGCCAGTGGAGGTGCGTCCAGCGGCGTTGCCTGCGG CACCTTGCACACCGCCTCCGCCGCCACCATCAGCGATGTCAACGACGCCCTCCCCTAGCTGTGGCTCCCCCTGCT GGTAAACACGGCCGCCGCAGGGGAGGCTGCGACTCCAAGGTGGCTCCCCGGCGGCGCCCCCCCCGAACCCAGCCACTGCCTGCACTTCCGCCCTCGCAGCCTCCAGAGTCTCCAGAGCTG CCTTACACGAACCGTCGGCAGAACCGCAAGTGTGGGGCCTGTGCGGCCTGCCTGCGGCGGATGGACTGTGGCCACTGCGACTTCTGCTGTGATAAGCCCAAATTCGGGGGCAGCAACCAGAAGCGCCAGAAGTGTCGTTGGCGCCAGTGCCTGCAGTTTGCTATG AAGCGGCTGCTGCCAAGTGTCTGGGCAGGTTCCGAGGATGGCGCCGGGCCACCCGCACCTTACCCGCGTCGAAAGAGGCCTGGCTCTGCTCGAAGGCCCCGTCTGGGTCAGACCCCGAAGCCTCCCTTGGCCACGCCCATGGCCCAGCCAGACCGTGCCCAGACTCCAGTGAAGCAGGAAGCAGGCAGTGGCTTTGTGCTGCCCCCGCCTGGCACCGACCTCGTGTTCTTACGGGAGGGTGCAAGCAGTCCCGTGCAGGTGCCTGGCCCAGCTCCAGCCTCCACAGCGGCTCTGTTACAG GAGGCCCAGTGCCCTGGCCTGAGTTGGGTCGTGGCCTTACCCCAGGTGAAGCAAGAGAAGGCGGATGCCCAGGAAGACTGGACACCGGGCACAGCCATCCTGACTTCTCCTGTATTGCTGCCTGGCTGCCCCAGCAAG GCAGTAGACCCAGGCCTGCCACCTGTGAAGCAAGAGCCACCTGACCCTGAGGAGGACAAGGCGGAGGAGAACAAGGATGACCCCACCGCTGACTTGGCCCcagaggaggaggcaggaggggctggCACGCCCGTG ATCACGGAGATTTTCAGCCTGGGTGGAACCCGCCTCCGGGACACAGCAGTCTGGTTGCCAAG TCTGCAGGGCAGGCAATCGGGAAGGGAAGATGGATGTAAAGAGTGGGAGACCGAGGAGACACTGGCGCCCACGAGCACGAGCTGCAAACCACGCGGATGGCCCGGAACCCATGTCAGCCTCTCACCACCTCCAACTTCGATGATGTGGGTTTCCTGCAGAAGAAGCTGGTGCCCTTCATCACAGAGTTAA
- the LOC115859249 gene encoding methyl-CpG-binding domain protein 1 isoform X19 produces MAEDWLDCPALGPGWKRREVFRKSGATCGRSDTYYQSPTGDRIRSKVELTRYLGPACDLTLFDFKQGILCYPAPKAHSLAIPSRKRKKPSKPAKAQKRQVGPSKSEVRKEAPRDETKADAGTVPASLPAPGCCENCGISFSGDGTRRQRLKTLCKDCRAQRIAFNREQRMFKRVGCGECAACQVTEDCGACSTCLLQLPHDVASGLFCKCERRRCLRIVERSRGCGVCRGCQTREDCGRCRVCLRPPRPGLRRQWRCVQRRCLRHLAHRLRRHHQRCQRRPPLAVAPPAGKHGRRRGGCDSKVAPRRRPPRTQPLPALPPSQPPESPELQPYTNRRQNRKCGACAACLRRMDCGHCDFCCDKPKFGGSNQKRQKCRWRQCLQFAMKRLLPSVWAGSEDGAGPPAPYPRRKRPGSARRPRLGQTPKPPLATPMAQPDRAQTPVKQEAGSGFVLPPPGTDLVFLREGASSPVQVPGPAPASTAALLQAVDPGLPPVKQEPPDPEEDKAEENKDDPTADLAPEEEAGGAGTPVITEIFSLGGTRLRDTAVWLPSLQGRQSGREDGCKEWETEETLAPTSTSCKPRGWPGTHVSLSPPPTSMMWVSCRRSWCPSSQS; encoded by the exons ATGGCTGAGGACTGGCTGGACTGCCcggccctgggccctggctggAAGCGCCGTGAGGTCTTTCGCAAGTCAGGTGCCACCTGTGGACGCTCAGACACCTATTACCAGAG ccccacaggaGACAGGATCCGAAGCAAAGTTGAGCTGACCCGATACCTGGGCCCTGCGTGCGATCTCACCCTCTTTGACTTCAAACAAGGCATCCTGTGCTATCCAGCCCCCAAG GCCCATTCCTTGGCCATCCCCAGCAGGAAGCGGAAGAAGCCTTCGAAGCCAGCCAAGGCTCAGAAACGTCAGGTTGGACCTTCGAAGAGCGAAGTCAGGAAGGAGGCCCCAAGGGATGAGACCAAGGCTGATGCTGGCACAGTCCCAGCCTCACTTCCTGCGCCTGG GTGCTGTGAGAACTGTGGAATCAGCTTTTCAGGGGATGGAACCCGACGGCAGCGGCTCAAGACTCTGTGCAAGGACTGCCGAG CACAGAGAATTGCTTTCAACCGGGAGCAGAGGATGTTTAAG CGTGTGGGCTGCGGGGAGTGTGCGGCCTGCCAGGTAACAGAAGACTGTGGGGCCTGCTCCACCTGCCTTCTGCAGTTGCCCCATGATGTGGCCTCGGGGCTGTTCTGCAAGTGTGAGCGAAGACGGTGCCTCCGGATTGTGGAAAGG AGCCGAGGGTGTGGAGTGTGCCGGGGCTGTCAGACCCGAGAGGACTGTGGCCGTTGTCGAGTCTGCCTTCGCCCTCCCCGCCCTGGTCTCAGGCGCCAGTGGAGGTGCGTCCAGCGGCGTTGCCTGCGG CACCTTGCACACCGCCTCCGCCGCCACCATCAGCGATGTCAACGACGCCCTCCCCTAGCTGTGGCTCCCCCTGCT GGTAAACACGGCCGCCGCAGGGGAGGCTGCGACTCCAAGGTGGCTCCCCGGCGGCGCCCCCCCCGAACCCAGCCACTGCCTGCACTTCCGCCCTCGCAGCCTCCAGAGTCTCCAGAGCTG CAGCCTTACACGAACCGTCGGCAGAACCGCAAGTGTGGGGCCTGTGCGGCCTGCCTGCGGCGGATGGACTGTGGCCACTGCGACTTCTGCTGTGATAAGCCCAAATTCGGGGGCAGCAACCAGAAGCGCCAGAAGTGTCGTTGGCGCCAGTGCCTGCAGTTTGCTATG AAGCGGCTGCTGCCAAGTGTCTGGGCAGGTTCCGAGGATGGCGCCGGGCCACCCGCACCTTACCCGCGTCGAAAGAGGCCTGGCTCTGCTCGAAGGCCCCGTCTGGGTCAGACCCCGAAGCCTCCCTTGGCCACGCCCATGGCCCAGCCAGACCGTGCCCAGACTCCAGTGAAGCAGGAAGCAGGCAGTGGCTTTGTGCTGCCCCCGCCTGGCACCGACCTCGTGTTCTTACGGGAGGGTGCAAGCAGTCCCGTGCAGGTGCCTGGCCCAGCTCCAGCCTCCACAGCGGCTCTGTTACAG GCAGTAGACCCAGGCCTGCCACCTGTGAAGCAAGAGCCACCTGACCCTGAGGAGGACAAGGCGGAGGAGAACAAGGATGACCCCACCGCTGACTTGGCCCcagaggaggaggcaggaggggctggCACGCCCGTG ATCACGGAGATTTTCAGCCTGGGTGGAACCCGCCTCCGGGACACAGCAGTCTGGTTGCCAAG TCTGCAGGGCAGGCAATCGGGAAGGGAAGATGGATGTAAAGAGTGGGAGACCGAGGAGACACTGGCGCCCACGAGCACGAGCTGCAAACCACGCGGATGGCCCGGAACCCATGTCAGCCTCTCACCACCTCCAACTTCGATGATGTGGGTTTCCTGCAGAAGAAGCTGGTGCCCTTCATCACAGAGTTAA
- the LOC115859249 gene encoding methyl-CpG-binding domain protein 1 isoform X5 produces the protein MAEDWLDCPALGPGWKRREVFRKSGATCGRSDTYYQSPTGDRIRSKVELTRYLGPACDLTLFDFKQGILCYPAPKAHSLAIPSRKRKKPSKPAKAQKRQVGPSKSEVRKEAPRDETKADAGTVPASLPAPGCCENCGISFSGDGTRRQRLKTLCKDCRAQRIAFNREQRMFKRVGCGECAACQVTEDCGACSTCLLQLPHDVASGLFCKCERRRCLRIVERSRGCGVCRGCQTREDCGRCRVCLRPPRPGLRRQWRCVQRRCLRHLAHRLRRHHQRCQRRPPLAVAPPAGKHGRRRGGCDSKVAPRRRPPRTQPLPALPPSQPPESPELQPYTNRRQNRKCGACAACLRRMDCGHCDFCCDKPKFGGSNQKRQKCRWRQCLQFAMKRLLPSVWAGSEDGAGPPAPYPRRKRPGSARRPRLGQTPKPPLATPMAQPDRAQTPVKQEAGSGFVLPPPGTDLVFLREGASSPVQVPGPAPASTAALLQEAQCPGLSWVVALPQVKQEKADAQEDWTPGTAILTSPVLLPGCPSKAVDPGLPPVKQEPPDPEEDKAEENKDDPTADLAPEEEAGGAGTPVITEIFSLGGTRLRDTAVWLPSLQGRQSGREDGCKEWETEETLAPTSTSCKPRGWPGTHVSLSPPPTSMMWVSCRRSWCPSSQS, from the exons ATGGCTGAGGACTGGCTGGACTGCCcggccctgggccctggctggAAGCGCCGTGAGGTCTTTCGCAAGTCAGGTGCCACCTGTGGACGCTCAGACACCTATTACCAGAG ccccacaggaGACAGGATCCGAAGCAAAGTTGAGCTGACCCGATACCTGGGCCCTGCGTGCGATCTCACCCTCTTTGACTTCAAACAAGGCATCCTGTGCTATCCAGCCCCCAAG GCCCATTCCTTGGCCATCCCCAGCAGGAAGCGGAAGAAGCCTTCGAAGCCAGCCAAGGCTCAGAAACGTCAGGTTGGACCTTCGAAGAGCGAAGTCAGGAAGGAGGCCCCAAGGGATGAGACCAAGGCTGATGCTGGCACAGTCCCAGCCTCACTTCCTGCGCCTGG GTGCTGTGAGAACTGTGGAATCAGCTTTTCAGGGGATGGAACCCGACGGCAGCGGCTCAAGACTCTGTGCAAGGACTGCCGAG CACAGAGAATTGCTTTCAACCGGGAGCAGAGGATGTTTAAG CGTGTGGGCTGCGGGGAGTGTGCGGCCTGCCAGGTAACAGAAGACTGTGGGGCCTGCTCCACCTGCCTTCTGCAGTTGCCCCATGATGTGGCCTCGGGGCTGTTCTGCAAGTGTGAGCGAAGACGGTGCCTCCGGATTGTGGAAAGG AGCCGAGGGTGTGGAGTGTGCCGGGGCTGTCAGACCCGAGAGGACTGTGGCCGTTGTCGAGTCTGCCTTCGCCCTCCCCGCCCTGGTCTCAGGCGCCAGTGGAGGTGCGTCCAGCGGCGTTGCCTGCGG CACCTTGCACACCGCCTCCGCCGCCACCATCAGCGATGTCAACGACGCCCTCCCCTAGCTGTGGCTCCCCCTGCT GGTAAACACGGCCGCCGCAGGGGAGGCTGCGACTCCAAGGTGGCTCCCCGGCGGCGCCCCCCCCGAACCCAGCCACTGCCTGCACTTCCGCCCTCGCAGCCTCCAGAGTCTCCAGAGCTG CAGCCTTACACGAACCGTCGGCAGAACCGCAAGTGTGGGGCCTGTGCGGCCTGCCTGCGGCGGATGGACTGTGGCCACTGCGACTTCTGCTGTGATAAGCCCAAATTCGGGGGCAGCAACCAGAAGCGCCAGAAGTGTCGTTGGCGCCAGTGCCTGCAGTTTGCTATG AAGCGGCTGCTGCCAAGTGTCTGGGCAGGTTCCGAGGATGGCGCCGGGCCACCCGCACCTTACCCGCGTCGAAAGAGGCCTGGCTCTGCTCGAAGGCCCCGTCTGGGTCAGACCCCGAAGCCTCCCTTGGCCACGCCCATGGCCCAGCCAGACCGTGCCCAGACTCCAGTGAAGCAGGAAGCAGGCAGTGGCTTTGTGCTGCCCCCGCCTGGCACCGACCTCGTGTTCTTACGGGAGGGTGCAAGCAGTCCCGTGCAGGTGCCTGGCCCAGCTCCAGCCTCCACAGCGGCTCTGTTACAG GAGGCCCAGTGCCCTGGCCTGAGTTGGGTCGTGGCCTTACCCCAGGTGAAGCAAGAGAAGGCGGATGCCCAGGAAGACTGGACACCGGGCACAGCCATCCTGACTTCTCCTGTATTGCTGCCTGGCTGCCCCAGCAAG GCAGTAGACCCAGGCCTGCCACCTGTGAAGCAAGAGCCACCTGACCCTGAGGAGGACAAGGCGGAGGAGAACAAGGATGACCCCACCGCTGACTTGGCCCcagaggaggaggcaggaggggctggCACGCCCGTG ATCACGGAGATTTTCAGCCTGGGTGGAACCCGCCTCCGGGACACAGCAGTCTGGTTGCCAAG TCTGCAGGGCAGGCAATCGGGAAGGGAAGATGGATGTAAAGAGTGGGAGACCGAGGAGACACTGGCGCCCACGAGCACGAGCTGCAAACCACGCGGATGGCCCGGAACCCATGTCAGCCTCTCACCACCTCCAACTTCGATGATGTGGGTTTCCTGCAGAAGAAGCTGGTGCCCTTCATCACAGAGTTAA